The Bacteroides sp. AN502(2024) DNA segment TCGATAAAGAATATAACGACTTTATTTCTTCCCTCCGAGAAACCCAACCTCGCCCAAAGTCCGATCATTCATTTCAATCATCCCCTCAAAGGGAGATCAAACTTGCGATGTTCGATCCGAATACTGCGGACTCCGCCACTTTCCTGTCACTCGGACTACCGTCCTGGATGGCTAGGAACATTCTGCGTTATCGCAATAAACAAGGCAAATTCCGCCATCCGGAGGATTTCCGAAAGATCTATGGGCTAACGGAAGAACAATACCGGACCCTTTATCCCTATATTCAAATTAGAAAAGATTTCAATTCAAAGGATACGGTACGATTGTTAACCATACCAAGCATACAACGGGACACACTCATGAAATATTCCCCCGGAACAATCATCAGCCTCAACTCCGCAGATACCACCGAACTGAAAAAGATTCCGGGAATCGGAAGCAGCATTGCCCGGATGATTGTGAATTACCGCGAACGGCTGGGAGGCTTTTCCCGGATAGAGCAGTTGCAGGAGATTCATCTAAAGGTAGACAAACTCCGTCCGTGGTTTTCCATTGACACCCATCAAACACGCCGCATCAATTTAAACAAAGCCGGCATGGAACGAATGATGCATCATCCATACATAAACTACTACCAGGCAAAGGCTATCATAGAATATCGGAAAAAGAAAGGACCCTTAAAAAGTCTGAAGCAATTATCTCTTTACGAGGAGTTCACTCCTACTGATCTCGAACGGATCGAGCCCTACATTTGTTATAATTAATAAAAAAAGATGCATTCCTATCACCACAGACAAGAATGCATCACACACAAACAAAACAAACACTCTACTATCATCTTCACAGACTTCCGTAGAGAAGGGACTATAAATGTATGGCTAAAAGACAGAACACTTACAAGGCTCCGCCTTTTCATATATATTTTTATACATTAAACTCTCCAATTAATCTTTTTTAATCATACCATCCACTATATGAACCGTCCGGTCCGTAATTTCGGCAAGCCCTTCGTCATGCGTCACGATGACAAAAGTCTGCCCCAGCCGATCCCTCAAATCAAAAAACAGTTGATGTAAATCTTCTTTATTATGTGTATCCAAACTGCCGGATGGTTCGTCAGCCAGAATAACAGCCGGTTCATTGATCAAAGCCCGTGCTACCGCCACCCGTTGTTTCTCACCTCCCGACAATTCGTTCGGTTTATGAGAAGCCCGGTCAACCAGTCCCATAAAATCCAGAATCTTCACAGCACGTTCGTGTACCTCCTTCGAAGATACCCCGGCGATTAGGGCGGGAATCATCACATTTTCCAATGCCGTGAACTCCGGCAATAGTTGGTGAAACTGGAAAACAAACCCAATATTCTTATTGCGAAAAGCGGATAGTTCTTTCTCTTTCATCCGGCTCACCACGGTTCCGTCAATCGCTACCATACCTGCGTCCGGTTCATCCAAAGTACCCATTATCTGCAATAACGTAGTTTTACCCGCACCACTCGGGCCTACAATACTAACAATCTCTCCTTTGTTGATTTCCAGGTCAATGCCTTTCAACACCTGTAATGAGCCGAAACTCTTCGTAATCCCCTCTAGCTTTATCATCATAGCCTTATAATCGTTTAATGACATATTCAGCCAGATAGCACCCAAACACGGCCGGCATGTAACTGACTGTCCCACATGTCGATTTCTTATTCTGTTCATCCTCCGTCAGCAATACAGCTTTCGGATCGGCTTGTTCCGTACTGAACACCACCGGAAGTTTCCGTTTCATTCCCATCTTCTGCAAACGCTTCCGCACAGCCTTACTCAAACCGCAATGATACGTCTCCCAAAGATCGGCAAAACGAACCTGGGTGATGTCGCTCTTCGCCCCTGCTCCCATACTGGAGACAATCTTTATGTGACGCCTCATCGCTTCATAAATCAGAAAGCATTTCGGACTGATCGTATCAATGGCATCCACAATAAAATCATAAGTACCGGCATCCAGCAGTTCCGGTATATTTTCATCTTTCAGGTAAACAGACAGGACAGTCAGCTCAATCGCCGGATTTATATCTCTATAACGGGCTGCCAACACCTCCGCTTTCGTTCTCCCCAGCGTGGAATGCATGGCCGGCAACTGACGGTTCAGATTGGTAAGCTGCACTGTATCGGCATCTACAATCGTCATCCGTCCGACCCCTGCACGGCAAATCAGCTCGGCGGCATAAGCACCTACTCCACCCAGTCCCACGACCAATACGTGTGCATTCCGAATGCGCTCTATCTTTTCCTCCCCTAATAGGAGTTTCGTTCTCTGTTGCCAATCATTTCTGTCCATTAGTTTTTCTTTAACCATTTATAAAACCATTTACCAACCTTCTCATAATGTTGCGACTCATTATACCCGCGAGGATCGGAGAATGACACAATTTCCTGCGGTTCGCCAAACTGGTCGGGATACAAAATAATCAAACTATTATTAGAGAAATATTTTCCTAATTGTGTCGGCAGACGCTCAAAAGAGGGATCATAAGAGATAGATCCGCGACGGGCAGAGATAACGACCAATAAATGGTCATAATTCACCTGCCCTGTCAACAGCAAGAGATCCTCCCACTCCTCCAATATGGAGAATTCCGTCGGGGTACCTGCATGTCGCTTTTTCACAAGTTGCTGAACACGCATCAACGTACGCTCATTGGCAAAGAAATGCACCCGACAGCCCAAGATACTTCCCATACGGCAGAAGTGTTCCACCCATTTAGAGAACCCCGATTCATATTCAGCCTTCGGCGGAACGGCAATATTGATTCGACGCAAGGTATTGACAGGCATCAGGAATTTGGCAATCATCACTTCACGATGCGTACCTTTCAGCAGACTTTCAGCCAGATGTCCGAAGAAAGAGTCGACAATATTTGCCTTCCGGTGCAGACCGATCACAATATCCGTAGCTTCATACTCTTTGATGGTATGGATAATCCCCGAAGCGATATTCAAATCATAACGACTCACCATCGTCACAGGCACATCAGCGGCAGCGGCAATCATGGCAGCCTTCTCCAGATTACGTTTACCCTGCTGTTCTTTCTTCTCCGAGCTATTATTATCATTGATAACGTTCAACGCCACCAATGCGTTTTTCTGCTTGGCATCCTTTATCACTAAAGCCAGATTAACCAGATCTTCAATCGTCTCCGGATTAGCGACTGGAATCAAGATTTGTTCCTTATTTATCTGTTTAGCTTCTTCTTCCTCTTGCACATTGTCATCCAAAGCAAAACGACGGGCCGAACGTTCGGTCACCAAAGAACTGATGATACAAGTGAACAGTATCATCACTACCGTACCGTTCAAGACATCGTCATTCAACAACCGCTCTCCATTCTCCATGATGATCTCGTGCCCTATCAATACCGCTGCCAATGTAGCCGCCGCCTGCGCATTACTCAGACCGAATATCATGCTCCGTTCGTTCGACTGCATCCGATAGACCTTTTGTGTGATCCAGGCAGCCAGCCATTTACTAAAGGTTGCCACCACTGTCATCACAACGGCTACCTTCAATGCTTCGCCTCCGGTAAACAGGCTTCTCACATCAATAATCATTCCGACACCAATCAGGAAATAGGGAATAAACAACGCATTTCCCACAAATTCCAACCGGTTCATTAAAGGAGATACATGGGGTATCAGGCGATTCAATACCAAACCGGCCAGAAAAGCTCCCAAGATTCCTTCCATTCCTACAAATTCCATCAATCCTCCTCCGAGGAAAACCATCGCCAGCACAAACACAAACTGCATCACGCTGTCATCATACTTCCGGAAGAACCAACGCCCGATACGGGGGAAAAAGAATACAATCAGGAATCCGAGGAAGGCCACTTTGACTACAAGAAATACCCAGAACCAGCCATCGGCAGTTCCCTTAAACATGCCTCCTATGACGGCAAGAATAATCAAAGCCAGAGTGACGGTGACAGCAGTACCACCAATGGTGATATTGACACTGCGTAAACGCGACAGTCCATAACGACTAATAATAGGATAGGCAATTAAGGTGTGGGAAGCATACATACTTGCCAACAATACTGCCGTGAGAAAACCGTACCCCAGCACACTCATACTGCTCCATATCCCCAACGCCATAGGAATCAGAAAGGTAAGCCAGCCGAACACGAAACTTTTCGTCCGGTTCTTCTTGAAATCCTCCATATCCATCTCGAGACCGGCAAGGAACATGATATAATAGAGTCCTACTTTGCCGAACAGTTCGAAACTACTGTCACGGTCGAGCACATGAAAGCCGTGCTCGCCAATCAGTACACCTGCCAGAATCATACCTATAATATGAGGTATATGGAGACGCCCCAGAATCATCGGAGCAAAAAGAATGATTATCAGTACCAAAAAGAATACCCAGGTCGGATCAGAAATAGGCAACGTTAAATGAAGATCAAACAGGTTCATAGACGGTGGTTTTAGGATTTCTCTGCAAAGGAACAAAAAAGTTCGCAGAATCACAATGAATGTTCTGACGTATTATCATTAGTCAATTACTCACCTTACTACTTCTTTTCCCCCGCTTACCTATCAGGATATATTTCGTTAGGCACTTTTATTTCGGATGACTATAGTCTTCCTTACGGATAACTATAGTTTCCCTTGCGAATAACTATAGTCAAACGCAAGGGAGACTATAGTCAAACGAAGTAATAATAGGCAATAAAGATAATCTAATCGGGCAACCCAACCAATCCGATTCGCGTCGCGACGGAGAAGGAGTCACTTTGCGTACAGTTATCCTGTCCCGATAACATCACCTGATGATACGTAAGGTTCAAGTAATCCGTCGAAAAGCTGAAATATTTCTCTCAAAAACAATGTTTATATACTAATTTGTTATAATTTTGCAGTCAAATCTTTCCGATTCGACAGGATGAAGGAGAGAAATTCAATATTCACAATTTAACAGAAGATAAAGATGAAAGTAGCTATTGTTGGCGTAAGCGGAGCCGTAGGACAAGAGTTCCTGCGCGTGCTCGATGAGAGAAATTTCCCGTTGGATGAGTTAGTTTTGTTCGGTTCTAAACGTAGTGCCGGAACAACCTATACTTTCCGCGGTAAACAGATCGAGGTGAAACTCTTACAACACAACGATGACTTTAAAGGGGTAGACATTGCTTTCACTTCTGCCGGTGCAGGAACATCCAAGGAGTTCGAAAAAACAATCACCAAGTATGGTGCTGTGATGATCGACAACTCCAGCGCTTTCCGTATGGATACCGATGTGCCTTTAGTGGTACCTGAAGTAAATGCAGAAGATGCATTGGAACGTCCGCGCGGTGTTATTGCCAATCCGAATTGTACGACTATCCAGATGGTCGTTGCACTGAAAGCCATCGAACAGCTTTCTCATATAAAAACCGTACACGTATCTACCTATCAGGCAGCAAGTGGTGCGGGTGCCGCTGCCATGGACGAATTGTACGAACAATATCGTCAGGTATTGGCTAATGAGCCTGTGACTGTGGAGAAGTTTGCCTATCAGTTGGCTTTCAACCTGATTCCGCAGATCGACGTGTTTACAGAAAACGGCTATACGAAAGAAGAGATGAAGATGTATAATGAAACGCGTAAGATCATGCATTCTGACGTAAAGGTTAGTGCAACTTGTGTACGTGTTCCCGCACTACGCGCTCACTCTGAAAGTATTTGGATAGAAACGGAACGTCCGATTTCCGTAGAAGAGGCTCGTGAAGCATTCGCTAACGGCGAAGGGCTGGTTTTACAGGACAATCCTGCCGAAAAAGAATACCCGATGCCGTTGTTCCTGGCAGGTAAAGACCCGGTATACGTAGGCCGTATCCGCAAAGATCTGACAAACGAAAACGGACTGACTTTCTGGATTGTAGGTGACCAGATCAAGAAGGGGGCTGCCCTGAACGCTGTTCAGATTGCCGAATATCTGATTAAAGTAAAAAATATCTAATATAGCGCGACTGGAAATAAGATCCGGACAACTATAGATAAGCCCGATAAATCAACCGGCTTGCACTGTGATGGCGATCACAATGCAAGCCGGTTTTTATTCTCCCAAGTGCAATCAAATAAAAATACCTATTTGCAAGTAGGGTAGGCTAATCAGTTGTAGGTATCTTCATTTAACCGAAATACCTATTTATGGCGATTGACGAAAATTCGGTTTTTACCGAATTTTGCACAAAAGTTATCTATGAAATATTGTATTTTTAATATAGCATTTTGGGGGCTACTGTTTTTCAATGTAGTTGAGGTCGCTGCTAATTCAAACATCTATACAATCTCGGGACGTGTGACCGAAGCCGAGACAAACTCCCCCTTACCCGGTGCTTCCATTCTCATTAAAGGTACCTATTTATGGGCCGTATCCAATCAGAAAGGAGAATTTACGATACATGGAGTACAGGAGGGAAAATATAATCTGGAGGTTTCTTTTCTTGGATATGTGCCGGCGACAATTCCCGTAAATGTACACAGCAATATCAATCACCTTCCTATCCTACTCAAAGAAAACACACTTGCACTGGATGATGTAGTCGTTACTGCACAAGCTCCCAAGAATGAATTGAATACCACACTCACTATCGGAAATAATGCGTTGGAACACCTACAGGTGTCGAACGTGAGCGATATCTCCGCTCTCCTTCCGGGAGGAAAGACCCGAGTGCCGGATCTCACCGCCAACCATATCTTCTCCTTACGTGACGGAGGGTCAACAGCCGGTAATGCCGCATTCGGAACAGCTGTGGAAGTGGATGGGGTCCGTATTGGAAACAATGGTTCGTTTGGCAAGATGAGCGGAGTGGATACCCGGCATATTACTGTCGCGAATATTGAATCGGTAGAGGTCATCACCGGAGTGCCTTCGGCAGAATATGGAGACTTGAATAGTGGAATGGTCAAGATTCACACCCGAAAAGGAAAAACACCCTGGAACATATTGCTATCTGTCAATCCTCGCACCGAACAGGTTTCATTTGCCAAAGGATTGGATTTAGGAAACGACAAAGGAGTCATCAACATAAACGGTGAGTGGACCAAAGCTACTCAGAAGTTGGTATCTCCCTATTCTTCTTATACGAGGAGGGGATTCTCTGCCGGATATAGCAACACATTCCGCAACGTATTGAGATTCGACATCGGTGTTACAGGCAATATCGGAGGAATGAATACCAAAGATGATCCCGATGCCTATTCGGGAGAATACAAGAAAGTGAGAGATAACGTATTCCGGGCAAACACGTCACTCGCCTGGCGGATCAATCAATCGTGGATAACCAACCTCAAGTTCGACGCATCGATATATTACAATGATAACAACTCCCACGCGCATACGTTCTACTCGTATGCATCGGAGCAACCGGCTGTTCATGCCATGCAGGAAGGATATTTTATGGCAAACAAACTGCCATATACCTACTTTGCCGACCCAATCATCGACTCCAAAGAGCTGGATTATGCCGCGTCATTAAAGTACGAATGGAACAGGCGGTTGAAGGCTGTAAACAGCAACCTGAAAGCGGGTGTTCAGTGGAAAGCAACAGGAAATGTGGGTCAAGGAGAATTTTACCAAGATCCTTCATTGGCTCCGAACGGCTACCGCCCCCGCCCTTACACGACTTATCCATATATGCATAATGTTTCAGTTTATGCAGAAGAGAGTCTGTCATTTCCCGTGGGAAATACCATGCTTAGACTGATGGCAGGGGTGCGTTGGGAACATTTGTTTATCAAGGGAACGAACTATAAAAATCTGAATACTCTATCTCCACGTTTCAATGCCAGATGGCAGTTGAACGAATCTATCGCTATCCGTGGCGGTTGGGGAATTACCGAAAAACTGCCCTCTTTCCATACCTTGTACCCCCAACAGGAATATCGGGACATACAGACCTTCGGCTTTTCCTATAATAAGATGGAATCATCTTATATATATTATAGTCAGCCCTACACGTTATTGCACAATGAGAACCTCCGGTGGCAACGGAATCAGAACGCAGAAATCGGTCTGGACGTCAACATCGCCCGTACCAACATTTCATTAGTCGGCTATTTCAACCGTACCAAGCTGCCGTATAAATACACAAATACCTATACTCCGTTCTCCTACGATGTTCTCCAATTGCCGGAGGGATTCACGATGCCTGCTAATCCGCAAATCCATGTGGACAACCAGACAGGAATGGTTTACATACGCGACAATGCATCCAGTTACTGGACTCCTATGGATGTCAAAGTGACCGACCGGACTTTTGTAAAGTCAACGTCTCCCGACAATGGGAGGGACGTGATTCGTCGCGGAGCGGAAATGATCGTTGATTTCCCGGAAATCACGCCGATTCGCACCCAGTTCCGGATAGATGCGGCTTATACTTATACGAAAAATATCGACCACTCTTTATCGTATTATTATCAGAATGGATGGTCGCACACCAGTCTCGCCAATCGTTCTTACCAATATGTAGGTATCTACGCCAATGGAGACAACTTATCGAGTACAGCCAACGGCAAGCGCACCCACTCGCTGGATGCCAATGTCACAGCCATCACCCGCATTCCCAAAGCCAGACTGATTATCTCGTGTCGGCTGGAAGGTTCGCTAGTGAAGCGTTCGCAGAATATCTCCGAATACCAAGGAAAAGAATATGCGTTCAATGTGAGTGAAAACGGTAATGTCCCAACCGGAGGAAGTATCTATGACGGCAATTCCTATACTGCTATCTGGCCCGTGGCATACCTCGATCTGAATAATGAGATGCATCCTTTCACGCCAGCGGAAGCCGCGAATCCGGAATTTTCCTACCTGATACGCAAATCGGGCAATGCCTATACATTCGCTGCAGACGGATATGATCCTTATTTTTCTGCCAATATCAATATCACCAAAGAGATTGGAGACTATGTATCCCTTTCTCTCAATGCGATTAATTTCACCAACTCACGGCCTTATGTAAAATCTCATGCAACGGGTGTAAGCGCTCTTTTCACCCCGGATTTCTATTATGGACTTACTTGCCGCATCAAATTCTAACTATATGAAGCAATCCATCTACATATTACTACTCACAGTGACCGGCATCTTTACAGGATGCACGGATATCGATAAAGAGAATCCGTATGACAACCAATTGCACAGCCTGCAGGTTATCGCCGTATATCCGGACGGATACACGGAGCATCTCCGGGAAGGAGTGACGGTAAAGATTGAAGATGTCGACCGTGGAAATTCTTACAAGGCTAAAACCGACAAGAATGGGGTGGCGCAATTTTCTCTGACCCAAGGTATATACCGTGTGCAAATCAGTGACAAAGACGGACAGGATATTTTCAACGGGTTAGCTGATCATGTAAAGCTGACCGGTAGTGATATTTCTCTTCATCTTCCGCTGATTCATTCCAGAGCCGGAACGATCGTGATTAAAGAGATTTACTGCGGGGGATGTAGCAGGTTACCGCTGGAAGGGAATTATCAGTCCGACAAGTACATGATCCTGCATAATAACGGCTCGGAAGTGCAATATCTGGATAGCTTGTGTTTCGGAGCGCTCGATCCTTACAATTCACAAGCCACCAATGTATGGGTGACACAGGACGAAGCAACCGGAGCAACCATCTTCCCCACCTTCGCTCCTATCGCACAATGCATCTGGCAGTTTGGCGGTACCGGCAAAACTTTTCCGCTTCAACCGGGAGAGGATGCGGTGATTGCCATCAACGGAGCAGTTGACCATGCGGCACAATATCCGCAATCTGTGAATCTGAACAAACCCGGATATTTTGTATGTTACAACAATGTTTATTTCCCGAACACACAATATCATCCGGCTCCCGGCGATCGGATTACACCGGATCATTACCTGAACGTAGTGTTGAAAACAGGACAGGCGAACGCTTATACATTCTCCATCTTTTCTCCGGCCACGATTATTTTTAAAGCCAAGGATACTACGATACAGGACTTCGTTCTTAAAGAAGGCAGCGTCATACAGAAGCCGGGAAGCACCACCGAACGGGTGATAACGGTACCGTTTGACTGGGTGATTGATGGGACGGAGGTGTATTATGGCGGTTCCTCCAGCAATAAAAAGCGCATTTCCCCATCCATCGATGCGGGATATGTCACTCAAAGTGCCACGTACAACGGACGCAGTTTATGCCGTCATGTGGATGAAAAGGCGACACAGGAAGAGGGTTATGAAGTACTGGTAGATACGAACAATTCTTCTACCGATTTTTATGAACGGGAAAAACAATCTTTGCATGAGTGAGATGAAGAAAATATATATAACAGGTCTTTGGATTCTATGTCTGACATCCGGAGTTTCGGCGCAGACTTATGACATCATCGAACGCCGTAACTCTTGGAATGCCGGGGCAAATGTCACCGGCATCATGACGGACAGTCTCTCTGCTTCTTATGCCGAACTGTACGGAAAGAATAACCACGGTGATTTCCGCAACTATTACGAAGCAAAAGAAGCATGGAGTGCCGGAGCGGTAGCAAAGTCCATCACTCATCTGAAAGGCTATTCGCTGACAGGTTCATTCTCCTTCGACCATACTTCCGGCAGGGATATGAGCGGTTCGATGTTCACCCACCCGGGATTTTATCCCGTCAATCTCCTGGAGTTCACGCCCGGACGTAAAAACTTACAAACCTATACTTTCATGGGTGGTATTGCAACCGATATTGCACCCAACTGGCGATTGGGAGGAAAGATTGACTTTGCCGCATCCAACTATTCCAAACGAAAAGACTTGAGGCATACCAATTACCGGCTGGATTTGAAAATAGTTCCCAGCGTCATGTATCATTCAGGAGATATGGCAATCGGGGTTTCCTATATCCTCGGTAAAAACAGCGAATCTGTGAAAGCAGAAGTCATCGGCACAGCCGAGAAATCTTACAATGCTTTTCTGGATAAAGGGCTTATGTATGGAACCTACGAGGCATGGGACGGTAGCGGAATCCATCTCAGCGAATCGGGTATCAACGGTTTCCCCATCAAAGAATGGTTGAACGGGGGAGCCTTGCAGCTTCAATGGAAAGGTTTTTACGGAGATATTGAATACACATACTCTTCAGGTTCTGCCGGTGAAAGAGATGCCATCTGGTTTAAATTCCCCACTCACCGGATTACTTCCCAGTTGAGTTACCATTTCAAACAGGAGAAGAAAGAGCATTTTTTACGGCTGAACCTGCAATGGTCACATCTGGTCAACAACGAGAATGTGATAACTAAAGAAACGATGAACGGGATAACGACTACTTATATACACGGGGCCAACCGCATTTTTGAGCAGGACGTTTTCTCCGTCCATCCTGAATATGAATTCATAAGTCCCCGCACGGAACTTCGCTTGGGAACGAATATATCAACATCCAGGCGACTGGCCACACAGATGTATCCTTATGTGGTTTCGGAAAAGATGCTTTGCAGCCAAACTTATATCTCCAATGTACTTCATTGGGGCAAACTCGACCTGAAAGCGGCTGCATCCTTTACCATAGGAAACTTTACCGAGAAAAACAGGACTACGGCAACAGGTATGGAGCCGGGGGATCCGCCTTATCGGCTGACTGATTATTACCATCTGAGAAATGAATATGCAACCGCCCCGCAGGCGACATTTCATCTCGGATTGCGCTATTATTTCAACGATGAAATTTATGCGGAAATACAGGGTAGTTATACACACGGTTTCAATCTTCAATACATAGATGGTTCGAACCGTTGGAACGAGACTATCAAATTAGGATATATTTTTTGAAAACAATGAATATATATATAAACTAAATTTATTAAGCAATGAAAAAGAGTTTGACATTTATCTTCGCAGCAGCACTTTTGGTATCTTGCCAACAAGAGGAGAATGAAGCCACGACTCCTGCAAACAGTCGCATCACCATCTCTCCTGTGATTACACGTGCTACGGAAGTTAACTTTGAAACCGGAGATAAAATCGGTGTTACAATTACCCAAAACGGTGACTTCGTATATGCGGAAAACAAACCGATGACATACAATGACGGAGTATTTGCCAGTGATTTACTTTGGTACCCGGAAGGAAACGACAAATCGCAAATAGTAGCCTATTATCCTTATAGAGAAGGTAATACTCCGGCTTCATTTTCTGTAAAGACCGATCAGACCAGCGGATATGGAGCATCGGATTTCATGGCAGCAAAGAAATCGGATGTGCTTCCGACTGCAAACGCTATAAGCATGAATTTTAAGCACTTGCTTACCAAACTGGTGATTCATGTAACGAAGGATGTAGAAGCAAACATCTCGTCCATCGTATTGAAAGGCTCTATCCCGACCGCGACTCTTGATTTGTCAGCTCTCACAGTGACTGCTGATGCAAACGCCTCTGCTACAAGTATTGTTGCACAGGCCGTTAAAGCGAATGAGACATACCGCGCTATTATCGTTCCCCAAACAGTGGCCTTGACACTTGAAGTAGCAACATCTGACGGTAAGACCTTGTCGCAAAAGCTCACTTCTACCACTTTGGCACAAGGAGGACAATACAGTGTCAACATTCGCGTGTTACCTGACGATATAAAAGTCATACTTAGTGGTGACATTGAAAACTGGACAGATGAGGGCGAAATCGGGGCTGATAATGAAATTCCTTTCGAAGAACATCTCGATCAGAACTATTTCCTGTATGACAATGTGAAATATAAGACGGTAACTCTCTCAAACGGTACGACATGGATGGCAGAAGCGCTTATCTATTTACCGAAAGGATATACTCCTTCAAGTGATCCAACGGTAGATTCACATATCTGGTATCCTTATGAGATCGTGGATGGGGTAGCAAAAGCCTTAACTTCCGAAGCTGCAATTAAAGAATCAGGGTATCTCTATGACTTAGAAGCAGCACTAGGTCAGAAAATTACAGAAGAGAACTTTGCTTCTTTTGAAGGGAAACAAGGTATCTGTCCAAAGGGTTGGCATATACCAACACGTACCGATTATTTCAATCTTGTAGGTAATTCCAATGCAGCAGAAGGAGAAACCGGACAGCAATATAAAGAAGATGCACTCTTCTATGATAAGGATTATCAAGCCGCCAAAGTCCAATCATTTATCGATGCAGGATTTAACTATCCGATTTCGGGTGTACGTATGTCCACGGGGTATTCATCCACTCCAAGATATCAAACAGTTACTACGAACAGCACCAATTGCAGCAAAGAAGAATGGTATAACAAATGTACAACAACCTATTACATGACCTCAACAGCCTACAAAGTCGCTAAAAAAGCCGATGTAGTAAGCAATATTCAATATTTTTCACTCATGGGGGCATTTGCGAAGAATAATCCAGAGGGGAAAGTCTCAGTAAGTTTTGCCAGCATACTTTGCGGACAAGCAATTCGTTGCGTAAAAGATCAAGCCGGCAACTAAAGGATTCATATTTGTT contains these protein-coding regions:
- a CDS encoding DUF6850 family outer membrane beta-barrel protein; this encodes MSEMKKIYITGLWILCLTSGVSAQTYDIIERRNSWNAGANVTGIMTDSLSASYAELYGKNNHGDFRNYYEAKEAWSAGAVAKSITHLKGYSLTGSFSFDHTSGRDMSGSMFTHPGFYPVNLLEFTPGRKNLQTYTFMGGIATDIAPNWRLGGKIDFAASNYSKRKDLRHTNYRLDLKIVPSVMYHSGDMAIGVSYILGKNSESVKAEVIGTAEKSYNAFLDKGLMYGTYEAWDGSGIHLSESGINGFPIKEWLNGGALQLQWKGFYGDIEYTYSSGSAGERDAIWFKFPTHRITSQLSYHFKQEKKEHFLRLNLQWSHLVNNENVITKETMNGITTTYIHGANRIFEQDVFSVHPEYEFISPRTELRLGTNISTSRRLATQMYPYVVSEKMLCSQTYISNVLHWGKLDLKAAASFTIGNFTEKNRTTATGMEPGDPPYRLTDYYHLRNEYATAPQATFHLGLRYYFNDEIYAEIQGSYTHGFNLQYIDGSNRWNETIKLGYIF
- a CDS encoding DUF4876 domain-containing protein; this translates as MKQSIYILLLTVTGIFTGCTDIDKENPYDNQLHSLQVIAVYPDGYTEHLREGVTVKIEDVDRGNSYKAKTDKNGVAQFSLTQGIYRVQISDKDGQDIFNGLADHVKLTGSDISLHLPLIHSRAGTIVIKEIYCGGCSRLPLEGNYQSDKYMILHNNGSEVQYLDSLCFGALDPYNSQATNVWVTQDEATGATIFPTFAPIAQCIWQFGGTGKTFPLQPGEDAVIAINGAVDHAAQYPQSVNLNKPGYFVCYNNVYFPNTQYHPAPGDRITPDHYLNVVLKTGQANAYTFSIFSPATIIFKAKDTTIQDFVLKEGSVIQKPGSTTERVITVPFDWVIDGTEVYYGGSSSNKKRISPSIDAGYVTQSATYNGRSLCRHVDEKATQEEGYEVLVDTNNSSTDFYEREKQSLHE
- a CDS encoding TonB-dependent receptor domain-containing protein, with product MKYCIFNIAFWGLLFFNVVEVAANSNIYTISGRVTEAETNSPLPGASILIKGTYLWAVSNQKGEFTIHGVQEGKYNLEVSFLGYVPATIPVNVHSNINHLPILLKENTLALDDVVVTAQAPKNELNTTLTIGNNALEHLQVSNVSDISALLPGGKTRVPDLTANHIFSLRDGGSTAGNAAFGTAVEVDGVRIGNNGSFGKMSGVDTRHITVANIESVEVITGVPSAEYGDLNSGMVKIHTRKGKTPWNILLSVNPRTEQVSFAKGLDLGNDKGVININGEWTKATQKLVSPYSSYTRRGFSAGYSNTFRNVLRFDIGVTGNIGGMNTKDDPDAYSGEYKKVRDNVFRANTSLAWRINQSWITNLKFDASIYYNDNNSHAHTFYSYASEQPAVHAMQEGYFMANKLPYTYFADPIIDSKELDYAASLKYEWNRRLKAVNSNLKAGVQWKATGNVGQGEFYQDPSLAPNGYRPRPYTTYPYMHNVSVYAEESLSFPVGNTMLRLMAGVRWEHLFIKGTNYKNLNTLSPRFNARWQLNESIAIRGGWGITEKLPSFHTLYPQQEYRDIQTFGFSYNKMESSYIYYSQPYTLLHNENLRWQRNQNAEIGLDVNIARTNISLVGYFNRTKLPYKYTNTYTPFSYDVLQLPEGFTMPANPQIHVDNQTGMVYIRDNASSYWTPMDVKVTDRTFVKSTSPDNGRDVIRRGAEMIVDFPEITPIRTQFRIDAAYTYTKNIDHSLSYYYQNGWSHTSLANRSYQYVGIYANGDNLSSTANGKRTHSLDANVTAITRIPKARLIISCRLEGSLVKRSQNISEYQGKEYAFNVSENGNVPTGGSIYDGNSYTAIWPVAYLDLNNEMHPFTPAEAANPEFSYLIRKSGNAYTFAADGYDPYFSANINITKEIGDYVSLSLNAINFTNSRPYVKSHATGVSALFTPDFYYGLTCRIKF
- a CDS encoding fimbrillin family protein; amino-acid sequence: MKKSLTFIFAAALLVSCQQEENEATTPANSRITISPVITRATEVNFETGDKIGVTITQNGDFVYAENKPMTYNDGVFASDLLWYPEGNDKSQIVAYYPYREGNTPASFSVKTDQTSGYGASDFMAAKKSDVLPTANAISMNFKHLLTKLVIHVTKDVEANISSIVLKGSIPTATLDLSALTVTADANASATSIVAQAVKANETYRAIIVPQTVALTLEVATSDGKTLSQKLTSTTLAQGGQYSVNIRVLPDDIKVILSGDIENWTDEGEIGADNEIPFEEHLDQNYFLYDNVKYKTVTLSNGTTWMAEALIYLPKGYTPSSDPTVDSHIWYPYEIVDGVAKALTSEAAIKESGYLYDLEAALGQKITEENFASFEGKQGICPKGWHIPTRTDYFNLVGNSNAAEGETGQQYKEDALFYDKDYQAAKVQSFIDAGFNYPISGVRMSTGYSSTPRYQTVTTNSTNCSKEEWYNKCTTTYYMTSTAYKVAKKADVVSNIQYFSLMGAFAKNNPEGKVSVSFASILCGQAIRCVKDQAGN